From one Brevibacterium sp. 'Marine' genomic stretch:
- a CDS encoding DUF1731 domain-containing protein — protein MSIEPADTSLPNAQAPIAVVAGASGFIGGELLNALTTWGYATRTIGRSPASADATWDRPDRIAELVDGADLLINLAGRSVGCRYTDANRQVIWDSRVDTTRTLNTAVSAASAPPRLWINSSTATIYRHAMDRPQTEDDGDIGEGFSVDIAKAWEKEFFAGDLPATRRVALRMAIVLGDGAALNMLATAARFGAGGAQYEGRWFPHRRYRGIGPDASGPTVWRGHPPTHGRQRFSWVHIDDVLRAIRFIDEHDELSGPINVSNPQVADNRSLMKALRTAVRMPVGIPAPRWLLEIGMTVLRQESELVLKSRWVLPARLEAAGFDFRWTDIDAATKNLLR, from the coding sequence ATGAGCATCGAACCCGCAGACACATCACTGCCGAACGCCCAGGCTCCGATCGCCGTCGTCGCAGGCGCATCAGGATTCATCGGCGGCGAGCTGCTGAATGCACTCACCACGTGGGGGTATGCAACACGGACGATCGGCCGCTCCCCCGCCTCGGCCGACGCCACCTGGGATCGTCCCGACCGAATCGCCGAGCTCGTCGACGGCGCCGATCTGCTCATCAACCTCGCCGGTCGCAGCGTCGGGTGCCGGTATACGGATGCCAACCGCCAGGTCATCTGGGACTCCCGCGTCGATACGACCCGCACTCTCAATACGGCCGTGTCGGCCGCCTCGGCGCCGCCGCGCCTGTGGATCAACTCGAGCACGGCGACCATCTACCGTCACGCGATGGACCGCCCGCAGACCGAGGACGACGGAGACATCGGCGAAGGGTTCTCGGTCGACATCGCCAAAGCCTGGGAGAAGGAGTTCTTCGCCGGGGACCTGCCCGCGACCCGACGAGTCGCGTTGCGAATGGCGATCGTGCTCGGTGACGGAGCGGCGCTGAACATGTTGGCCACCGCGGCCAGATTCGGTGCAGGCGGTGCCCAGTATGAAGGTCGCTGGTTCCCGCACCGGCGCTATCGCGGGATCGGCCCGGACGCTTCCGGGCCGACCGTCTGGCGGGGGCATCCGCCGACTCACGGACGACAGCGGTTCAGCTGGGTCCACATCGACGATGTGCTCCGGGCGATCCGGTTCATCGACGAACATGACGAGCTCAGCGGGCCGATCAACGTCTCGAACCCACAGGTCGCGGACAATCGCTCACTGATGAAAGCGCTGCGCACAGCAGTGCGCATGCCCGTGGGGATTCCTGCACCCAGGTGGCTGCTCGAGATCGGGATGACCGTCCTGCGTCAGGAGTCGGAACTCGTGCTCAAGAGTCGGTGGGTGCTGCCGGCACGACTCGAAGCGGCCGGGTTCGACTTCAGGTGGACCGACATCGATGCGGCGACGAAGAACCTGCTGCGCTGA
- a CDS encoding IS1634 family transposase, with translation MSPFVRKVPTASGATSVQIADKTGGKYRIVEHLGSAHTPEDLAALVEAGKAKLRDPGQATLDFDIADKPRVASAVVKSSRSGLLIDTIRTVYERLGFDIIDDEAFFQLVAARLVEPTSKSASVRVLDELGVDVVHHNTFLNSLIRAKERDYRAQIAEKCFAHSVATTGISLLLYDVTTLYFEAEKEDDLRQVGYSKERRVDPQIVVGLLVDRTGFPLEIGCFEGAKAETHTIIPVIKAFQHRHQVADMVVAADAGMLSAKNLKELDDAGLRFIVGSRQTKAPHDLATHFRWNGEYTDDGQIIDTITPKGVKRLDPERVKKRREPVWSATEHPDAWRVVWQYRRKRAMRDEQTLNLQRNRALAIIDGDKPAKKARFVKVTDEEKAFDEKAYERAMKLTGFKGYVTNIPVGTMPATEVIGSYHDLWQVEQSFRMSKTDLRARPIFHRTRDAIEAHLTVVFTALAVSRFMQAATGASLKKIITSLRPLREFTGRVGGQDITFTPEVPRAVENMLQALEKS, from the coding sequence ATGAGCCCATTCGTGCGCAAGGTCCCGACCGCGTCGGGCGCCACATCCGTACAGATCGCTGATAAGACCGGCGGGAAGTACCGGATCGTCGAGCACCTCGGGTCAGCCCACACACCCGAAGACCTCGCCGCTCTCGTCGAGGCCGGCAAAGCCAAACTGCGCGACCCCGGACAGGCCACACTCGACTTCGATATTGCCGACAAACCACGAGTGGCATCGGCAGTCGTGAAGTCCAGCAGATCCGGACTCCTCATCGACACGATCCGCACCGTGTACGAAAGGCTCGGGTTCGACATCATCGACGATGAAGCATTCTTCCAACTCGTCGCTGCCCGATTGGTTGAGCCGACGTCGAAGTCCGCCAGTGTCAGAGTCCTTGACGAACTCGGTGTCGACGTCGTTCACCACAACACGTTCCTCAACAGCCTTATCCGGGCAAAAGAACGCGACTACCGGGCACAGATCGCTGAGAAATGCTTCGCCCACAGCGTCGCTACCACCGGGATCAGCCTGCTCCTCTATGACGTCACGACCTTGTATTTCGAAGCTGAGAAGGAAGACGATCTGCGCCAGGTCGGGTACTCGAAAGAACGTCGTGTCGACCCGCAGATCGTCGTCGGGTTGCTCGTCGACAGGACGGGGTTCCCACTCGAGATCGGGTGCTTCGAAGGCGCGAAAGCCGAGACCCACACGATCATTCCCGTGATCAAAGCCTTCCAACACCGCCACCAGGTGGCGGACATGGTCGTCGCCGCTGATGCGGGCATGCTGTCGGCGAAGAACCTCAAGGAACTCGACGATGCTGGGCTGCGGTTCATCGTCGGGTCGAGGCAGACGAAAGCACCACATGACCTGGCTACGCATTTTCGGTGGAACGGTGAGTACACCGACGATGGACAGATCATCGACACGATTACTCCGAAAGGGGTGAAGCGACTCGATCCGGAGCGGGTGAAGAAGCGACGCGAACCCGTGTGGTCGGCTACGGAACATCCGGATGCGTGGCGAGTGGTGTGGCAGTACCGGCGCAAACGGGCGATGCGTGATGAGCAGACGCTGAACCTACAGCGCAACCGCGCACTGGCAATCATCGATGGTGACAAGCCAGCGAAGAAGGCCCGGTTCGTGAAAGTCACGGACGAGGAGAAAGCCTTCGATGAGAAGGCGTATGAGCGGGCGATGAAGCTGACGGGGTTCAAGGGCTACGTGACGAACATTCCCGTCGGGACTATGCCAGCGACCGAGGTCATCGGCAGCTATCACGATCTCTGGCAGGTCGAGCAGTCTTTTCGGATGTCGAAGACCGACTTGAGAGCCAGGCCGATCTTTCACCGGACCAGGGATGCGATTGAGGCGCACTTGACGGTCGTGTTCACGGCGTTGGCCGTATCGAGGTTCATGCAGGCCGCGACTGGGGCGTCGTTGAAGAAGATCATCACGAGTTTGCGGCCGTTGCGGGAGTTCACCGGGCGGGTCGGTGGGCAGGACATCACGTTCACACCGGAGGTACCTAGGGCCGTCGAGAACATGCTCCAGGCGCTGGAAAAGTCGTAG
- a CDS encoding type II toxin-antitoxin system HipA family toxin: MSEQIRVEMDHGGTAVFVGTAYFHIARGQISTTFKYSDEYARTRWAYSIDPELPLSTAPFSVPGLPGAFADCSPDRWGRNLVAKEHRRQVADGVVRDRRLTDIDFLLGVSDRTRQGALRFRRAAGEDFLSPTNRVPKLLSLPELQRAADGAAEGSGTAVKRLLDAGTGSLGGARPKASVADDEGRLLIAKFSRPGDDRDVIAWESLALELARRAGIDTSESRLLSVDERSVLLLQRFDRTADRRIGYMSAMTATGRRDGEAGDYLDIVEAIEDHSRSWRSDCAELFRRVAFSVALHNTDDHLRNHGFIRADAGWQLSPAFDINPEPEPAVERQTAINGVASAEVEAEALLDFASLCHLTKPTAVSVLNEVVSAVQGWRSQAVERGIRRAEITEMGAVIDAQLARLGEAIRLCR, encoded by the coding sequence ATGAGTGAGCAGATCCGGGTTGAGATGGACCATGGCGGAACGGCGGTATTCGTCGGCACCGCGTACTTCCACATCGCACGGGGGCAGATCTCGACGACGTTCAAATATTCCGATGAGTACGCGAGGACTCGATGGGCCTATTCCATCGACCCTGAGCTCCCGCTGTCGACAGCCCCATTCAGCGTACCTGGTCTGCCGGGAGCATTCGCCGACTGCTCTCCTGACCGGTGGGGTCGTAACCTCGTTGCGAAGGAGCATCGGCGGCAGGTCGCCGACGGCGTCGTGCGTGACCGCCGTCTGACAGACATCGACTTCCTGCTCGGAGTCAGCGACCGCACCCGGCAAGGGGCTCTGCGATTTCGTCGTGCGGCTGGAGAAGACTTCCTCAGCCCGACGAACCGTGTACCGAAACTGCTCTCCTTGCCCGAGCTGCAGCGGGCTGCCGATGGGGCCGCAGAAGGGTCGGGCACGGCTGTGAAGCGCCTTCTTGACGCTGGGACAGGATCTCTGGGAGGGGCGCGGCCCAAAGCATCTGTGGCGGACGATGAGGGGCGACTGTTGATCGCGAAGTTCTCCCGGCCCGGAGACGATCGAGACGTCATCGCATGGGAGAGTCTGGCACTCGAACTCGCCCGTAGGGCCGGAATCGACACTTCTGAATCTCGGTTGCTGAGCGTCGACGAGAGATCCGTGCTCCTTCTGCAGAGGTTCGATCGTACGGCCGACCGTCGGATCGGATATATGAGTGCGATGACAGCAACCGGGCGTCGGGACGGAGAAGCCGGTGACTATCTCGATATCGTCGAAGCTATCGAAGACCACAGCCGGAGCTGGCGCAGCGACTGTGCGGAACTGTTTCGCCGAGTGGCATTCTCAGTTGCTTTGCACAATACGGACGATCATTTGCGTAACCATGGCTTCATACGGGCGGACGCGGGATGGCAGCTGAGCCCGGCTTTCGACATCAACCCGGAACCGGAGCCCGCGGTCGAACGGCAGACCGCGATCAATGGCGTCGCGTCCGCGGAGGTTGAAGCAGAGGCGCTGCTCGATTTCGCCTCTCTCTGCCATCTGACGAAGCCGACTGCTGTGTCAGTGCTCAATGAGGTCGTGAGCGCAGTCCAAGGGTGGAGATCGCAGGCGGTCGAACGCGGGATCCGACGGGCAGAGATCACCGAGATGGGTGCCGTCATCGACGCGCAGCTCGCACGCTTGGGCGAAGCTATCCGACTGTGCCGCTGA
- a CDS encoding helix-turn-helix transcriptional regulator, translating into MSVTRQVDRRLSEIGSSIRRWRLMQSLKAVEVAERAGISRSTLQKVERGDAGVSIGAVMSVMQALGQLDHVSAAFDPLSTDVGRLRSAETLPNRVRR; encoded by the coding sequence ATGAGCGTCACTCGACAAGTGGATCGCCGCCTCAGCGAGATCGGATCCTCGATTCGTCGGTGGCGACTCATGCAATCGCTCAAGGCAGTCGAAGTCGCAGAGCGGGCCGGCATCTCTCGATCGACGCTCCAGAAAGTCGAACGTGGTGACGCAGGCGTATCAATCGGGGCAGTGATGTCGGTTATGCAGGCACTGGGGCAGCTCGACCATGTGTCCGCCGCATTTGATCCTCTGAGCACCGATGTCGGCAGATTACGTTCCGCTGAAACACTTCCAAACAGGGTCCGTCGATGA
- the purL gene encoding phosphoribosylformylglycinamidine synthase subunit PurL translates to MTSNLSSADSTQVDSPQNASKKVKETVEFAAANPDVEQPFADLGLTADEYEKIKAILGRRPTSAELAMYSVMWSEHCSYKSSKVHLSKFGDKVTEDMKKHLLVGIGENAGVVDIGNGWAVTFKVESHNHPSYVEPHQGAATGVGGIVRDIISMGARPVAVMDQLRFGAIDHPDTARVVHGVVAGISNYGNSLGLPNIGGETVFDSVYQGNPLVNALAVGVMRHEDIRLANASGLGNKVVLFGARTGGDGIGGASILASESFDDSKPSKRPAVQVGDPFAEKVLIECCLELFHAGVVEGIQDLGAAGISCATSELASNGDGGMHIALDDVLLRDETLTPEEILMSESQERMMAVVRPDRLEEFLQIVGKWEVETSVLGEVTDSDRLVIEWHGDVIVDVPPRSVAHDGPVYNRPFTEPSWTAEVAANTVEAAGLAKPQSDDELRSTVLQLAGSPNLASKSWITSQYDKYVQGNTALAYPDDAGVVRVDEESGLGVAIATDANGRYSFLDPARGAQLALAEAYRNVSTSGAIPRAVTDCLNFGSPEDPEIMWQFAQAVEGLAGACQDMGIPVTGGNVSLYNQTGGVAIHPTPVVGVLGVFDDVTRATPSGWQEPGQTIYLLGTTEAELDGSAWADVTAGHLGGVPPQYKPAAEKELGEILINCSRDGMIDAAHDLSEGGLSQALVESSLRYGTGARIWLDEVCERDGIDVFTALFSESAARAIVAVPRSEEVRFKDMCTARRFPFVRIGMTDAGDGAPELEVVDHFSIKLDELGRVHEGTLADRFGGSVAAVTETAV, encoded by the coding sequence ATGACGTCTAACCTCAGCTCTGCGGATTCCACGCAGGTCGATTCCCCGCAGAATGCATCGAAGAAGGTCAAGGAGACGGTCGAGTTCGCAGCGGCGAACCCCGACGTCGAGCAGCCTTTCGCCGATCTCGGTCTCACGGCCGACGAATACGAGAAGATCAAGGCGATCCTCGGACGTCGCCCCACCTCGGCGGAATTGGCCATGTATTCGGTGATGTGGTCCGAGCACTGCTCGTACAAGTCCTCGAAGGTCCACCTGTCCAAGTTCGGTGACAAGGTCACCGAGGACATGAAGAAGCACCTGCTCGTGGGCATCGGCGAGAACGCCGGCGTCGTCGACATCGGGAACGGCTGGGCGGTGACCTTCAAGGTCGAATCGCACAACCACCCCAGCTACGTCGAACCCCACCAGGGTGCTGCCACCGGAGTCGGCGGCATCGTCCGCGACATCATCTCCATGGGCGCGCGCCCGGTCGCCGTGATGGATCAGCTGCGATTCGGAGCCATCGACCATCCGGACACCGCCCGAGTCGTCCACGGCGTGGTCGCCGGCATCAGCAACTACGGCAACTCCCTGGGCCTGCCGAACATCGGCGGCGAAACCGTCTTCGATTCCGTCTATCAGGGAAATCCGCTGGTCAACGCCCTGGCTGTGGGCGTGATGCGACACGAGGACATCCGTTTGGCCAACGCGTCGGGACTGGGCAACAAGGTCGTGCTCTTCGGTGCGCGCACCGGTGGCGACGGCATCGGCGGTGCTTCGATCCTCGCTTCAGAGTCCTTCGACGATTCGAAGCCGTCGAAGCGTCCAGCCGTGCAGGTCGGCGATCCGTTCGCTGAGAAGGTGCTCATCGAATGCTGCCTCGAGCTCTTCCACGCCGGTGTCGTCGAAGGCATTCAGGACCTCGGCGCCGCGGGAATCTCCTGTGCGACCTCGGAACTGGCGTCCAACGGCGACGGCGGTATGCACATCGCCCTCGATGACGTGCTGCTGCGCGATGAGACGCTGACCCCTGAAGAGATCCTCATGTCGGAGTCGCAGGAGCGGATGATGGCTGTCGTCCGTCCGGACCGCCTCGAGGAGTTCTTGCAGATTGTCGGCAAATGGGAGGTCGAGACCTCCGTGCTCGGCGAGGTCACCGACTCCGATCGTCTCGTCATCGAATGGCACGGCGACGTCATCGTCGATGTGCCCCCGCGCTCTGTCGCTCACGACGGCCCCGTGTACAACCGTCCGTTCACCGAACCGTCATGGACCGCCGAGGTGGCGGCGAACACCGTTGAGGCCGCTGGTTTGGCGAAGCCCCAGTCCGATGATGAGCTGCGGTCGACGGTGCTGCAGCTCGCGGGGTCGCCGAACCTCGCCTCGAAGTCGTGGATCACCTCGCAGTACGACAAGTACGTTCAGGGCAATACCGCATTGGCCTACCCGGATGATGCCGGTGTCGTCCGCGTCGACGAGGAGTCCGGTCTCGGCGTGGCCATCGCCACCGATGCCAACGGCCGCTACAGCTTCCTCGACCCGGCGCGCGGTGCCCAGCTGGCTCTGGCCGAGGCCTACCGCAACGTCTCGACCTCCGGTGCCATTCCGCGTGCGGTCACCGACTGCCTGAACTTCGGATCCCCCGAGGATCCGGAGATCATGTGGCAGTTCGCGCAGGCTGTCGAAGGCCTCGCCGGCGCCTGCCAGGACATGGGAATCCCGGTCACCGGCGGCAACGTGTCCCTGTACAACCAGACCGGCGGAGTGGCCATCCACCCGACTCCGGTCGTCGGTGTGCTCGGTGTCTTCGATGATGTCACCCGCGCCACCCCGAGCGGCTGGCAGGAGCCGGGCCAGACCATCTATCTGCTCGGCACCACCGAGGCGGAGCTCGACGGTTCGGCGTGGGCCGACGTCACGGCGGGCCACCTCGGCGGTGTTCCTCCGCAGTACAAGCCGGCGGCGGAGAAGGAACTCGGCGAGATCCTCATCAACTGCTCGCGCGACGGCATGATCGATGCCGCGCACGATCTGTCCGAGGGTGGACTGTCGCAGGCACTCGTCGAATCGTCGCTGCGCTATGGCACCGGCGCCCGGATCTGGCTCGACGAGGTCTGCGAGCGTGACGGCATCGACGTGTTCACCGCACTGTTCTCCGAATCGGCGGCGCGCGCGATCGTCGCCGTGCCGCGGTCGGAAGAAGTCCGCTTCAAGGACATGTGCACGGCACGCCGGTTCCCGTTCGTGCGCATCGGCATGACCGATGCCGGCGACGGAGCTCCCGAGCTCGAGGTCGTCGACCACTTCTCGATCAAACTCGACGAACTCGGCAGGGTCCACGAGGGTACGCTGGCTGATCGCTTCGGCGGCAGCGTCGCGGCGGTGACCGAAACCGCCGTCTGA
- a CDS encoding cobalamin-independent methionine synthase II family protein — translation MATIRTSHAGSLPRTPELIEANKVKQAQNTARLAGESVSQEQEQEFDELLAASVTDLVKRQKNLGISLPNDGEYGHAMAADFDYGAWWHYSFARTGGLELDDVDKWDAPAVRSEPGKTVLTSFGDRRDRNLFPNVYSDADAGTDTGQQPQFPKATGPISYIGQDQVNRDVANIKAGLAAAGYDERAGYINALSPGSASRIANEYYSSDEEFIWAWADVLREEYLAITEAGLTVQIDDPSLAENFDQINPEPSFADYRSFIQVRIDALNHALRGIDPAQVRVHTCWGSWHGPHVTDLPFIEIVDQVLSINAAGITFEAANVRHEHEWRIWEEKKLPEGKYIIPGIVSHSTNVVEHPELVAERIGRFAKLVGPENVVASTDCGLGGRVHPDIAVAKLQSLTEGAEIASKRF, via the coding sequence ATGGCGACGATCCGCACATCCCACGCGGGATCCTTACCCCGCACCCCCGAACTCATCGAGGCCAACAAGGTCAAGCAGGCGCAGAACACCGCCCGCCTGGCCGGCGAGTCCGTGTCGCAGGAACAGGAGCAGGAATTCGACGAGCTCCTCGCTGCCAGCGTCACCGACCTCGTCAAGCGGCAGAAGAACCTGGGCATCTCACTGCCCAACGACGGCGAATATGGTCACGCCATGGCCGCCGACTTCGACTACGGCGCATGGTGGCATTACTCATTCGCCCGCACCGGCGGACTCGAGCTCGACGACGTCGACAAGTGGGATGCACCGGCCGTGCGTTCCGAACCCGGTAAGACGGTTCTCACCAGCTTCGGCGACCGCCGCGATCGCAACCTGTTCCCCAACGTCTACTCCGACGCCGACGCCGGAACCGACACCGGCCAGCAGCCGCAGTTCCCGAAGGCCACCGGTCCGATCAGCTACATCGGTCAGGACCAGGTCAACCGCGACGTCGCGAACATCAAGGCCGGTCTGGCTGCCGCCGGGTACGACGAGCGTGCCGGGTACATCAATGCGCTCTCCCCCGGTTCGGCCTCCCGCATCGCCAACGAGTACTACTCATCCGATGAGGAGTTCATCTGGGCGTGGGCCGATGTGCTGCGGGAGGAATACCTCGCCATCACCGAGGCGGGTCTGACCGTCCAGATCGACGATCCCTCCCTGGCTGAGAACTTCGACCAGATCAACCCGGAACCGTCGTTCGCTGACTACCGCTCGTTCATCCAGGTGCGCATCGACGCCCTCAACCATGCGCTGCGCGGAATCGACCCGGCGCAGGTGCGCGTGCACACCTGTTGGGGTTCCTGGCACGGGCCCCACGTCACCGACCTGCCGTTCATCGAGATCGTCGACCAGGTGCTCTCGATCAACGCCGCCGGCATCACCTTCGAAGCCGCGAACGTCCGCCACGAACACGAATGGCGGATCTGGGAAGAGAAGAAGCTGCCAGAGGGCAAGTACATCATTCCCGGAATCGTCTCCCACTCGACGAACGTCGTCGAACATCCCGAACTCGTCGCCGAACGCATCGGTCGATTCGCCAAGCTCGTCGGACCCGAGAACGTCGTCGCCTCCACCGACTGCGGCCTGGGCGGGCGAGTCCACCCGGACATCGCCGTCGCGAAGTTGCAGTCCCTGACCGAAGGCGCGGAGATCGCTTCGAAGCGCTTCTGA
- a CDS encoding rhodanese-related sulfurtransferase: MATPKIVLFYVFTPLPDPEAVKLWQHTLAESLGLKGRIIVSKDGINATVGGDVFDVKQYVRATKSYAPFKGADIKWSNGQGDDFPRLSVKVRDELVTFGTPDEITVTDDGVQGGGQHLKPGALHKLLDERGEEVVFFDGRNAMEAQIGKFRDAIVPDTDTTRDFIAEIESGKYDDLKDKPVVTYCTGGIRCEVLSVLMKNRGFEEVYQLDGGIVRYGETFGSSGYWDGSLYVFDKRMHVEFGDNVESIGHCVSCDKKTPEFVNCANLECRRQYLRCADCTDKGLQPYCADCVEQGTPAEAAAG; this comes from the coding sequence ATGGCAACTCCCAAGATCGTCCTGTTCTATGTCTTCACCCCGCTGCCCGACCCCGAAGCGGTCAAGCTGTGGCAGCACACCCTAGCCGAGAGCCTCGGTCTCAAAGGGCGGATCATCGTATCGAAGGACGGAATCAACGCCACGGTCGGAGGGGACGTCTTCGACGTTAAGCAGTACGTGCGGGCGACGAAGTCCTACGCGCCATTCAAGGGAGCGGACATCAAATGGTCGAACGGTCAGGGCGATGACTTCCCGCGCCTGAGCGTGAAGGTCCGCGACGAACTCGTCACCTTCGGCACCCCGGACGAGATCACCGTGACAGACGACGGAGTCCAAGGCGGCGGCCAGCATCTCAAACCCGGAGCCCTGCACAAGCTCCTCGACGAACGCGGCGAGGAGGTCGTCTTCTTCGACGGGCGCAACGCGATGGAGGCGCAGATCGGGAAGTTCCGGGACGCGATCGTGCCCGACACGGACACCACGCGTGACTTCATCGCCGAGATCGAATCCGGCAAATACGACGACCTCAAGGACAAGCCCGTCGTCACCTACTGCACCGGCGGAATCCGCTGCGAGGTCCTGTCCGTGCTCATGAAGAACCGCGGATTCGAAGAGGTCTATCAGCTCGACGGAGGCATCGTCCGCTACGGCGAGACCTTCGGCAGCTCCGGCTACTGGGACGGATCGCTCTACGTCTTCGACAAGCGCATGCACGTCGAGTTCGGGGACAATGTCGAATCCATCGGGCACTGTGTGTCCTGCGACAAGAAGACCCCGGAGTTCGTCAACTGTGCGAACCTCGAGTGCCGCAGACAGTACCTGCGGTGCGCCGATTGCACGGACAAGGGTCTGCAGCCCTATTGCGCCGACTGCGTCGAGCAGGGGACCCCCGCCGAGGCGGCCGCCGGCTGA
- a CDS encoding TIGR01777 family oxidoreductase, which translates to MTIFESTSEVPLGAETTFDWHARPGALTRLSPHWAQEIVEESYPPIAPGSVAQVRTSVPGTYGLVRRPFSSVHSEGPSRFSFVDELKKGPLSQWKHTHEFTSVAGGTKIDDHIEFSMAPQGFDVIDRGLTHYLEATFDARRKRMLMDIAFLESTNAPLLTRKKGKHILIAGGSGMIGRQVAALFSTAGHFVRLLVRETPKFPYEVHWNPDLGILNPRDLAWADAVVHLGGRSIATRFTKHAKDEIWSSRIDSTRLLVETMRGLPEEKRPSVFVCASAVGYYGAKADEPVDETGPAGEGFLAEVCQKWEETAAGVEDAGIRRVSIRTGVVLSSLGGLLKLQAPLFLAGAGGRLGSGEQALAWISLDDVARTYVHAVLYDYVRGPVNAVAPDLVSQAEFAEALAAHLRRPAWIPTPGFITEIMLGRDGAKELALADQRVVPEKLEETGYQFAHPTLADCFDEELGIGA; encoded by the coding sequence ATGACCATCTTTGAGTCGACATCTGAAGTTCCGCTCGGTGCGGAGACCACATTCGACTGGCACGCTCGGCCAGGAGCGCTGACCCGCCTCTCGCCGCACTGGGCCCAGGAGATCGTCGAAGAGAGCTATCCTCCGATCGCCCCGGGCTCGGTGGCGCAGGTGAGGACGAGCGTGCCCGGCACCTACGGGCTCGTGCGACGGCCGTTCAGCTCGGTGCACTCGGAGGGGCCATCGCGGTTCTCGTTCGTCGACGAACTGAAGAAGGGCCCGCTGAGCCAGTGGAAGCACACGCACGAGTTCACCTCGGTCGCCGGCGGGACGAAGATCGACGACCACATCGAATTCTCCATGGCTCCCCAGGGCTTCGACGTCATCGACCGCGGGCTCACCCACTACCTCGAAGCCACTTTCGACGCCCGCCGCAAGCGGATGCTCATGGACATCGCCTTTCTCGAATCCACGAACGCGCCCCTGCTGACGCGGAAGAAGGGCAAACACATCCTCATCGCCGGCGGAAGCGGAATGATCGGACGCCAGGTCGCCGCACTGTTCTCCACCGCCGGACATTTCGTCCGACTGCTTGTCCGCGAGACCCCGAAGTTTCCGTATGAGGTGCATTGGAACCCTGATCTGGGAATCCTCAACCCACGGGACCTCGCGTGGGCGGATGCGGTGGTCCACCTCGGCGGGCGATCCATCGCCACGCGGTTCACCAAGCACGCGAAGGACGAGATCTGGTCTTCCCGCATCGACTCGACGAGGCTGCTCGTCGAAACGATGCGCGGTCTGCCCGAAGAGAAGCGTCCGTCGGTCTTCGTCTGCGCCTCTGCGGTCGGATATTACGGGGCGAAAGCCGACGAACCTGTCGACGAGACGGGGCCGGCCGGCGAAGGATTCCTCGCCGAGGTGTGCCAGAAGTGGGAGGAGACGGCGGCCGGGGTCGAGGACGCCGGAATCAGGCGCGTGTCCATCCGGACCGGCGTCGTCCTCAGCTCTTTGGGCGGTCTGCTCAAACTGCAGGCGCCGCTGTTCCTCGCCGGTGCCGGCGGTCGATTGGGCAGCGGGGAGCAGGCCCTGGCCTGGATCTCCCTCGACGACGTGGCACGCACGTATGTGCACGCCGTCCTCTACGACTATGTGCGGGGACCCGTGAACGCTGTCGCCCCGGATCTCGTTTCGCAGGCGGAATTCGCCGAGGCTCTCGCCGCCCACCTGCGCAGGCCCGCATGGATCCCGACGCCCGGTTTCATCACCGAGATCATGCTCGGCCGTGACGGGGCGAAGGAGCTCGCGCTGGCCGATCAGCGGGTGGTGCCGGAGAAGCTGGAGGAAACCGGCTACCAGTTCGCTCACCCGACGCTTGCCGATTGCTTCGACGAGGAGCTCGGCATCGGGGCGTGA